A part of Elusimicrobiota bacterium genomic DNA contains:
- the atpH gene encoding ATP synthase F1 subunit delta, whose translation MKSADKTLANRYARAYMGLDGRGFDHALESAAKAKITALKKVFFAVGPYMKMLAHPVINGAVKEEIIEKIMGSSAAYGSARGFLEFLVKENRFFLFEATVQEASRLFDAWCDVMKAEVYSRYALTEAEIKRLERFLVKSSGKKVHLVQAAPGCVLGGFEIRMGDRLIGDSLKGRLARLKKELFAV comes from the coding sequence ATGAAATCGGCCGACAAGACGCTTGCCAATCGCTATGCCAGGGCTTACATGGGCCTTGACGGCCGGGGTTTTGATCACGCTCTTGAGAGCGCCGCTAAAGCCAAGATTACGGCGCTGAAGAAGGTCTTTTTCGCCGTTGGCCCTTACATGAAAATGCTGGCTCACCCGGTCATTAACGGAGCCGTAAAAGAAGAAATAATAGAAAAAATCATGGGGTCCTCTGCGGCTTACGGTTCCGCGCGCGGTTTTCTGGAATTCCTCGTAAAGGAAAACAGGTTTTTCCTCTTTGAAGCGACAGTGCAGGAAGCTTCGAGGCTTTTTGACGCCTGGTGCGATGTAATGAAAGCTGAAGTCTATTCCCGCTACGCCCTGACCGAAGCGGAGATCAAGCGGCTTGAAAGATTTCTGGTTAAATCCTCCGGCAAAAAAGTTCACCTGGTGCAGGCGGCGCCCGGATGTGTGCTTGGCGGTTTTGAAATAAGAATGGGCGATCGGTTGATAGGCGACTCGCTGAAAGGGCGCCTTGCGCGCCTTAAAAAAGAATTATTCGCGGTTTAG
- the rfaD gene encoding ADP-glyceromanno-heptose 6-epimerase — translation MKYLVTGGAGFVGSNIAFALARERKAVVTVLDDFSSGNFKNLLGFEGDVIGEDILSPGWFAKVGKVDAVFHEAAVTDTTVMDQKKMMQVNVEGFKAVLAFAAQYGVRTVVYASSAGVYGNGGCPMKEDSVPAPENVYGFSKAIMDNVARDFAAVHPDMALTGLRYFNVYGPGEAYKGKVASMMYQLYLQMKAGKRPRIFKFGEQMRDFVYIKDVVRANFNALDATGFGVCNVASGKPENFNKVVDCLNKGLGLNLDPEYIENPYAFYQNKTHADLRRTKARLNYRPEWNLENGIADYVKELEKRGKV, via the coding sequence ATGAAATACCTGGTGACCGGCGGAGCGGGTTTTGTGGGCTCGAACATAGCCTTCGCGCTGGCGCGCGAACGCAAAGCCGTGGTGACGGTTCTGGATGATTTTTCCTCGGGGAATTTTAAGAATTTGCTTGGTTTTGAAGGCGATGTTATCGGCGAAGACATTTTAAGCCCCGGCTGGTTCGCCAAAGTCGGTAAAGTTGACGCCGTGTTCCACGAAGCCGCCGTCACGGATACCACGGTGATGGACCAGAAAAAAATGATGCAGGTGAACGTGGAGGGCTTCAAGGCGGTGCTTGCCTTTGCCGCGCAGTACGGAGTGAGGACCGTGGTTTACGCCTCCTCCGCCGGGGTATACGGCAACGGCGGATGCCCCATGAAAGAGGACTCTGTGCCGGCGCCGGAGAACGTTTATGGCTTCTCCAAAGCTATAATGGACAACGTCGCGCGTGATTTTGCCGCCGTCCACCCGGATATGGCCTTAACAGGGCTCAGGTATTTTAATGTGTACGGCCCTGGCGAAGCCTATAAGGGCAAAGTGGCAAGCATGATGTATCAGCTTTATCTGCAGATGAAAGCGGGCAAGCGCCCGCGTATTTTCAAATTCGGAGAGCAGATGAGGGATTTTGTATACATTAAAGACGTGGTGCGCGCCAACTTTAACGCCCTTGACGCGACTGGCTTCGGCGTTTGCAATGTGGCTTCGGGCAAACCCGAAAATTTCAACAAGGTCGTTGATTGTTTAAACAAGGGGCTTGGTTTGAACCTGGACCCTGAGTATATAGAAAATCCGTACGCCTTTTATCAGAATAAGACTCACGCGGACCTGCGCCGGACCAAGGCGCGCCTTAATTACAGGCCCGAATGGAACCTGGAAAACGGCATAGCGGATTATGTGAAAGAGCTGGAAAAGCGGGGAAAAGTCTGA
- the atpG gene encoding ATP synthase F1 subunit gamma gives MASIRDIRKHIGSVKSIKQITYAMKMVAAARIKRAQGSILSARPFSDKMDSLIGDLYCDLGEEDFKASPAYKLFEEKPDTGAVCLVLVTADRGLCGSFNTNLFKAALSWLKEYRGKKIYVIAVGRKGRDFLKRLKGLNLELYFEMVNIFPKADYAKAEILGGKVLELFLGRDIERVALIYNEFKSMLAQRIVTDDLLPLKSRVLSSGIELKCGDFNFEPSKARLLEALLPRQLKAQLYRVLLESQAAELAARMNAMESASKNAAELIEGLTLIMNKTRQSIITTELNEIVGGAEALGG, from the coding sequence ATGGCTTCTATACGCGACATCAGAAAACACATAGGCTCGGTTAAAAGCATCAAGCAGATAACCTATGCCATGAAAATGGTGGCCGCGGCGCGCATAAAGCGCGCCCAAGGAAGTATTTTGTCCGCGAGGCCCTTCTCCGATAAGATGGACAGCCTTATCGGGGACCTTTATTGCGACCTGGGAGAGGAAGATTTTAAGGCTTCCCCCGCTTATAAATTGTTCGAGGAAAAACCTGATACGGGAGCCGTCTGCCTGGTGCTCGTAACCGCCGACAGGGGGCTTTGCGGGTCTTTCAACACCAATCTGTTTAAAGCGGCGCTCTCCTGGCTGAAGGAATACCGCGGCAAGAAAATCTATGTGATCGCGGTGGGAAGGAAGGGCAGGGATTTCCTGAAGCGCCTGAAAGGCCTTAATCTTGAGTTATATTTTGAAATGGTGAATATTTTTCCCAAAGCTGATTACGCCAAGGCAGAAATACTGGGCGGAAAGGTGCTTGAGCTTTTTCTCGGGCGCGATATTGAGCGTGTAGCGCTCATTTACAATGAATTCAAGTCCATGCTCGCCCAGCGCATAGTTACCGACGATCTGCTGCCGCTTAAAAGCCGCGTGCTCTCAAGCGGCATTGAGCTTAAATGCGGGGATTTCAATTTTGAGCCGTCCAAGGCCCGTCTGCTTGAGGCGCTTTTGCCGCGCCAGCTTAAAGCCCAGCTTTACCGGGTGCTGCTGGAATCGCAGGCGGCGGAGCTGGCCGCCCGCATGAACGCCATGGAGTCGGCCTCAAAAAATGCCGCGGAGCTTATAGAGGGGCTCACTCTTATTATGAATAAAACCCGGCAGTCTATAATTACCACCGAGTTGAACGAAATAGTGGGCGGCGCCGAAGCCCTGGGCGGATAG
- a CDS encoding AtpZ/AtpI family protein produces the protein MKNAEDNYWKYAQIGLELAVSVLLGFWAGYRLDKKIGTSPWLMLGGSAGGMAAGFYLVIRELFKKEGE, from the coding sequence ATGAAAAACGCGGAGGATAATTACTGGAAATACGCGCAGATAGGCCTGGAATTGGCCGTAAGCGTGCTGCTTGGTTTTTGGGCCGGCTATCGGCTGGACAAGAAAATAGGGACTTCTCCCTGGCTCATGCTCGGCGGCTCGGCCGGCGGTATGGCGGCGGGGTTTTATCTGGTCATCAGGGAACTTTTCAAAAAAGAAGGGGAGTAA
- the atpF gene encoding F0F1 ATP synthase subunit B, which translates to MEALIKPEFGLTFWTITCFVLLVLVLSKTAWKPLLKAVEDRESALKRDLEAAESARAEAEKIKKELEIKFAEIKTEISRHLDSAIAEGEKEKERIIEEAHRSAALIVAAARKETDSQKNAVVRELREKVVGLALAVSEKLIEKHLDPKTNSQLIAKSIDELEKANKSFNLSEN; encoded by the coding sequence ATGGAAGCCTTAATTAAACCGGAATTCGGCCTGACCTTCTGGACAATAACCTGCTTTGTCCTGCTGGTCCTCGTGCTTTCAAAGACCGCCTGGAAGCCGCTTTTAAAAGCGGTGGAGGACAGGGAAAGCGCGCTGAAGCGCGACCTCGAGGCGGCTGAGAGCGCCAGGGCCGAAGCTGAAAAAATAAAAAAAGAACTGGAAATTAAATTCGCCGAGATTAAAACCGAGATTTCCCGCCATCTCGATTCGGCAATAGCCGAAGGCGAAAAAGAAAAAGAAAGGATAATTGAAGAGGCGCACAGAAGCGCGGCTTTAATAGTGGCGGCGGCGAGAAAAGAAACGGATTCGCAGAAAAACGCGGTAGTGCGCGAGCTTAGGGAAAAGGTCGTAGGGCTTGCTCTGGCGGTTTCTGAAAAACTGATCGAAAAACATCTTGACCCGAAAACCAATTCCCAGCTCATAGCCAAGTCAATCGACGAACTTGAAAAAGCGAATAAATCTTTTAATCTTTCGGAGAATTGA
- the atpE gene encoding ATP synthase F0 subunit C, whose translation MTFLGLGYIGAGLGAGLTLVGAGLGIGKLASSALEGTARQPEAGPALRTTMIIAAALVEGLAFFALVICLLAVMNFGMPQAPAASEAAQTEAHK comes from the coding sequence TTGACATTCCTTGGACTTGGCTATATAGGAGCCGGGCTTGGCGCCGGCCTCACCCTTGTGGGCGCCGGTCTCGGCATAGGCAAGCTGGCCTCAAGCGCCCTTGAAGGCACGGCCCGCCAGCCGGAAGCGGGCCCTGCGCTGCGCACCACCATGATCATAGCGGCGGCGCTGGTGGAAGGCCTCGCGTTTTTCGCGCTGGTCATCTGCCTGCTCGCGGTTATGAATTTCGGCATGCCCCAGGCTCCGGCGGCGTCCGAAGCCGCGCAGACCGAAGCGCACAAATAA
- the atpB gene encoding F0F1 ATP synthase subunit A — translation MGLKEILEHHVVDHVWAWASLGPLKFPVSKHLLMMGIAAFILLVVFPLIIRSRSLALAPFRAMIEIVVLFLRDEVVLPNLGRKGAAYVGYFCTLFFFILTMNLLGIVPFGATATGNLAVTAGLALTTFALVNFAGIKEQGLFSYLAHIVPKGVPLWLYPLLFPIEIIGLVTKTFALCIRLFANMIAGHIVILAFISFIFIFGSFGLAIGFGVAPISVALVLFILLLELFVAFLQAYVFTFLTAIFTGAAMHPH, via the coding sequence ATGGGATTAAAAGAGATACTTGAACATCACGTTGTTGACCATGTGTGGGCCTGGGCCTCGCTTGGGCCGCTGAAGTTTCCGGTCTCAAAACACCTGCTTATGATGGGCATCGCGGCTTTCATACTGCTTGTGGTCTTCCCTCTCATAATACGCAGCCGCTCCCTGGCGCTTGCTCCGTTCCGGGCAATGATCGAGATAGTGGTGCTTTTCCTGCGTGATGAGGTGGTCTTGCCTAATCTTGGCCGCAAAGGCGCGGCCTATGTGGGTTATTTTTGCACCCTGTTTTTCTTCATCCTTACAATGAACCTGCTGGGTATCGTCCCGTTCGGGGCCACCGCCACCGGCAACCTGGCCGTCACGGCGGGGCTGGCGCTTACCACTTTCGCGCTCGTTAACTTCGCCGGAATAAAGGAACAGGGGCTTTTTTCTTACCTCGCGCACATCGTCCCGAAGGGCGTGCCGCTCTGGCTTTACCCGCTGCTTTTCCCCATCGAGATAATAGGCCTGGTCACAAAAACTTTCGCCCTGTGCATCCGTCTTTTCGCCAACATGATAGCCGGCCACATAGTAATACTGGCTTTCATAAGTTTTATTTTCATCTTCGGGTCGTTCGGCCTGGCTATCGGGTTCGGCGTGGCGCCGATATCGGTGGCCCTGGTGCTTTTTATCCTGTTGCTGGAATTATTCGTGGCGTTCTTGCAGGCTTATGTGTTCACTTTCCTGACCGCTATTTTCACGGGCGCGGCAATGCACCCGCACTAA
- the atpA gene encoding F0F1 ATP synthase subunit alpha — translation MIRPEEITEIIRTRIEKFVPEAQLNETGQVLQMGDGIARVYGLERAVVGELVDFEGGVRGMVLNIERENVGVVVMGADSNIKEGDRVKRTGRVMDVPVGRELVGRVLDALGNPIDGKGPIKTDRRRPVEIIAPGVVERQPVKEPLQTGLKAIDAMIPIGRGQRELIIGDRQTGKTAIAIDAIINQKNEPPETRPICIYVAIGQKESTVARVATILEENGAMEYSIIVSASAAQPAALLYLAPYSGCAMGEEFLWQGRHVLIIYDDLSKHAQAYRQMSLLLRRPPGREAYPGDVFYLHSRLLERACKLNDKNGGGSLTALPIIETQAGDVSAYIPTNVISITDGQIYLESALFHSGQRPAVNVGISVSRVGGSAQVKAMRQVAGKLRLDLAQYNELAAFAQFGSDLDKTSLDQLRRGERMVELLKQDQYCPLTLAEQVVTLFAGSRGYWDDVGLDKVRKYEDGLLRFMKENYSNLFADISEKKEIGKELEERLASALERYKKEFA, via the coding sequence ATGATACGACCCGAAGAGATAACCGAGATCATCAGAACCAGAATAGAAAAATTTGTGCCCGAAGCCCAATTGAACGAGACGGGGCAGGTGTTGCAGATGGGCGACGGCATTGCCCGTGTTTACGGGCTTGAGCGCGCTGTGGTGGGGGAACTGGTGGATTTTGAAGGCGGCGTGCGCGGCATGGTTTTAAACATTGAAAGGGAGAATGTGGGCGTGGTGGTAATGGGCGCCGACTCCAACATCAAGGAAGGCGACAGAGTAAAACGCACCGGCCGCGTGATGGACGTGCCGGTGGGGCGGGAACTTGTGGGAAGGGTGCTGGACGCGCTGGGCAATCCCATTGACGGCAAAGGGCCGATAAAAACGGACAGGCGCCGCCCCGTTGAAATAATAGCCCCCGGTGTGGTGGAACGCCAGCCGGTAAAAGAGCCGCTGCAGACCGGACTCAAAGCCATAGACGCCATGATCCCCATAGGCCGCGGCCAGCGCGAGCTTATAATAGGCGACAGGCAGACCGGCAAAACGGCCATAGCCATAGACGCCATTATAAACCAGAAAAACGAGCCGCCGGAAACAAGGCCTATATGCATTTATGTGGCCATAGGCCAGAAGGAATCCACAGTGGCCCGCGTGGCGACGATCCTTGAAGAAAACGGCGCCATGGAATACTCCATAATAGTTTCCGCTTCAGCCGCCCAGCCGGCCGCGCTTCTGTATCTCGCGCCCTATTCCGGCTGCGCCATGGGCGAGGAATTCCTGTGGCAGGGCAGGCACGTACTTATAATCTATGACGACCTTTCAAAGCACGCCCAGGCTTACAGGCAGATGTCGCTTCTTTTGCGGCGTCCTCCGGGCCGCGAAGCCTACCCGGGCGACGTGTTTTACCTGCACTCAAGGCTTTTGGAGCGCGCCTGCAAGCTTAACGACAAGAACGGCGGCGGTTCTTTGACGGCGCTGCCCATAATCGAAACTCAGGCGGGCGACGTGTCGGCTTATATTCCCACCAACGTTATTTCGATCACCGACGGCCAGATCTACCTTGAATCCGCCCTGTTCCACTCGGGGCAGCGCCCGGCTGTCAATGTGGGTATTTCCGTGTCGCGCGTCGGGGGCTCCGCGCAGGTAAAGGCCATGCGGCAGGTAGCCGGCAAGCTGCGGCTGGATCTCGCCCAGTACAACGAGCTGGCCGCTTTCGCCCAGTTCGGCTCGGACCTGGACAAAACCAGCCTTGATCAGCTGCGCAGGGGAGAGCGTATGGTGGAACTGCTCAAGCAGGACCAGTATTGCCCCCTCACTTTAGCCGAGCAGGTGGTAACGCTTTTCGCGGGTTCAAGAGGATATTGGGACGACGTCGGTCTGGATAAGGTAAGGAAGTATGAAGATGGCCTGCTGCGGTTTATGAAGGAAAACTACTCTAACCTGTTCGCCGATATTTCTGAAAAGAAAGAAATCGGCAAAGAACTGGAAGAACGGCTGGCCAGCGCTTTGGAGCGATACAAGAAAGAGTTCGCATAG